Proteins from a single region of Paraflavitalea devenefica:
- a CDS encoding sigma-70 family RNA polymerase sigma factor, producing the protein MRQLKIATQITNRDSQAVEKYLQEISKIPMITPEEETVLAQRIKMGDQKALDKLVQANLRFVVSVAKQYQHQGLSLSDLINEGNLGLIKAAQRFDETKGFKFISYAVWWIRQSILQALAEQGRLVRLPQNKIGTYNKANKAYMAFEQEHEREPSTEELAELLEMSETEINNIFQSNTRHTSLDAPVHEAEDVAMGDLLEGGDDTDDDVMKDSLRNEIRRVLKSLSPREAEIVNAYFGLDGENGVTIEQIGQKYDLTKERIRQIKERAIKRLQKARYSNALKAYLG; encoded by the coding sequence ATGAGACAGCTCAAAATTGCTACCCAGATAACTAATCGCGACTCGCAGGCAGTAGAGAAATATCTGCAGGAAATCTCTAAAATTCCGATGATCACTCCTGAAGAGGAAACTGTACTTGCCCAGCGGATCAAGATGGGGGATCAGAAAGCGTTGGATAAGTTAGTGCAGGCGAACCTTCGTTTCGTAGTATCCGTTGCCAAGCAGTACCAGCACCAGGGCCTGTCCCTCAGTGACCTGATCAATGAGGGTAACCTCGGTTTGATCAAGGCTGCCCAACGTTTCGATGAAACCAAGGGTTTTAAATTCATTTCCTACGCGGTGTGGTGGATCCGTCAGTCTATCCTCCAGGCTTTGGCTGAGCAAGGCCGTCTCGTACGTCTGCCCCAGAACAAGATCGGCACCTACAACAAAGCCAACAAAGCTTACATGGCTTTTGAGCAGGAGCACGAGCGTGAACCAAGCACAGAAGAGCTGGCAGAGCTGCTTGAAATGAGCGAAACCGAGATCAATAATATCTTCCAGAGCAATACCCGTCATACCTCTCTCGATGCCCCTGTGCACGAAGCAGAAGATGTGGCTATGGGCGACCTGCTGGAAGGTGGCGATGATACCGATGATGATGTGATGAAAGATTCCCTGCGCAATGAGATCCGCCGGGTACTGAAATCCCTCAGCCCCCGCGAAGCAGAGATCGTGAACGCTTACTTTGGCCTGGATGGCGAAAATGGCGTTACCATCGAGCAGATCGGTCAGAAGTACGATCTTACCAAAGAGCGTATCCGCCAGATCAAGGAAAGGGCTATCAAGCGTTTACAGAAAGCCCGTTACAGCAATGCATTGAAAGCCTATTTAGGTTAG
- a CDS encoding MATE family efflux transporter: protein MATVIPNDLRVEVSNRNILKIALPISFALLVPQINFITNNIFLGGLGEQELGTAGLTGVYYLIFAAIGFGLNNGLQALIARRAGENRVEEIGKLFSQGVRIALTIAVIGIAVTYLVAPIVLRYSLHDEKVLEQSVNFLYIRIWGLPFLYIYQMRNALLVGTNQSKYLVIGTIAETVANIFFDYTLIYGKLGFPTLGFNGAAIASIIAEATGMLVVFAVIHRKGISQRFALYKHFGYQKDISKLILVQSSPLIFQHAISVISWIFFYILVERHGYSQGHSNRDLAVSNTMRNLFGFFGVFTWSFAATANTMVSNIIGQGRKDLVITLVRKIVRISFSIAVVVAILLNVFPHVLLSVYGQGASFTADAIPVVRVVSSALVLMSFATVWLNAVTGTGNSSVNLAIEAAAIILYSIYVYFVLEVFKWSIVWGWMSEWLYWSTLFSLSFWYIKSGKWKKKEI from the coding sequence ATGGCCACAGTTATACCGAACGACTTACGGGTAGAAGTTTCAAACCGGAATATCCTGAAGATCGCCCTGCCGATCAGCTTTGCCTTGCTGGTACCTCAAATTAATTTTATTACCAATAATATTTTCCTGGGCGGGCTGGGCGAGCAGGAGTTGGGTACCGCAGGCCTTACCGGTGTTTATTACCTCATTTTTGCCGCCATTGGCTTTGGATTGAATAACGGGCTGCAGGCATTGATTGCCCGCAGGGCCGGAGAAAACCGGGTAGAAGAGATCGGTAAACTGTTTTCGCAAGGCGTACGGATCGCCCTCACGATTGCGGTGATTGGTATTGCTGTTACTTACCTGGTGGCGCCTATTGTGCTGCGCTATTCCCTGCATGATGAAAAGGTGCTGGAGCAATCTGTCAACTTCCTGTATATCCGCATCTGGGGACTCCCCTTCCTGTATATTTACCAGATGCGCAATGCCCTGCTGGTGGGCACCAATCAAAGTAAATACCTGGTGATAGGCACGATCGCAGAAACAGTGGCCAATATCTTTTTTGATTATACCCTGATCTATGGTAAACTGGGCTTCCCAACACTGGGCTTTAACGGCGCCGCTATCGCCTCTATTATAGCAGAGGCCACCGGCATGCTGGTGGTTTTTGCTGTGATCCACCGCAAGGGTATCAGCCAGCGCTTTGCCTTGTACAAGCATTTTGGTTACCAAAAGGATATTTCCAAACTGATACTGGTACAGTCTTCCCCGCTCATTTTTCAACATGCCATCAGTGTGATCAGTTGGATCTTCTTTTATATCCTGGTAGAACGTCATGGTTATTCACAGGGACATAGTAATCGCGACCTCGCTGTTTCCAATACCATGCGTAACCTCTTTGGTTTCTTTGGCGTGTTTACCTGGTCTTTTGCCGCTACTGCCAATACCATGGTGAGCAATATTATCGGGCAGGGAAGAAAAGACCTGGTGATCACGCTGGTACGGAAGATTGTACGCATCAGCTTCAGCATAGCCGTGGTGGTGGCTATACTGTTGAATGTATTCCCGCATGTATTGCTGTCTGTTTACGGACAGGGCGCCTCCTTTACAGCAGATGCCATTCCTGTGGTACGGGTGGTATCCAGTGCGCTGGTGCTGATGTCTTTTGCCACCGTATGGCTCAATGCGGTGACCGGCACCGGTAATTCTTCCGTGAACCTGGCCATAGAAGCGGCGGCCATTATCCTGTACAGCATCTATGTTTACTTCGTACTGGAAGTATTCAAATGGTCCATTGTCTGGGGCTGGATGTCGGAATGGCTGTACTGGAGTACGCTGTTCTCCCTTTCCTTCTGGTATATCAAGAGCGGGAAGTGGAAGAAGAAAGAGATCTAA
- the trxB gene encoding thioredoxin-disulfide reductase has product MESEKIHCLIIGSGPAGYTAAIYAARANMKPVLYQGIQPGGQLTITTEVENYPGYPEGIQGPEMMIDFEKQATRMGADIRFGLATKVDFSQQPYKVWIDDEKLLEADAVIIATGASAKWLGLDSEQRLNGFGVSACAVCDGFFFRGKEVAIVGAGDTAAEEALYLSKLATNVHMFVRRDTMRASKVMQERVQRTPNIKVYWNTETDEVLGENKVDSVRIKNIRNGEAQTIPISGFFVAIGHEPNSAIFKDFLDMDEAGYIKTIPGTSKTNVEGVFAAGDVQDKIYRQAVTAAGSGCMAALDAERYLSAKGLV; this is encoded by the coding sequence ATGGAAAGTGAAAAAATACATTGCTTGATTATAGGATCAGGACCGGCAGGATATACAGCGGCTATTTATGCAGCACGGGCAAACATGAAACCGGTATTATACCAGGGCATTCAGCCAGGCGGTCAGTTGACCATTACTACGGAGGTGGAGAACTATCCCGGTTATCCCGAGGGTATTCAGGGACCGGAAATGATGATCGATTTTGAAAAGCAGGCTACCCGTATGGGCGCCGATATCCGTTTTGGATTGGCTACCAAAGTTGATTTTTCGCAACAACCTTATAAAGTCTGGATTGATGATGAAAAGCTCCTGGAGGCGGATGCCGTCATCATTGCCACCGGGGCTTCTGCCAAATGGCTGGGGCTCGACAGTGAGCAACGCCTTAATGGCTTTGGCGTGAGCGCCTGTGCTGTTTGTGATGGCTTTTTCTTCCGTGGTAAGGAAGTGGCCATTGTAGGGGCAGGGGATACGGCTGCTGAGGAAGCCCTCTATCTTTCCAAGCTGGCTACCAACGTACACATGTTTGTGCGCCGTGATACCATGCGTGCTTCCAAAGTGATGCAGGAAAGGGTACAGCGTACGCCCAATATTAAAGTATACTGGAATACAGAAACCGACGAGGTGCTGGGTGAAAATAAAGTGGATTCTGTACGGATAAAGAATATCAGGAATGGCGAAGCGCAAACCATTCCCATCAGTGGCTTCTTTGTGGCCATCGGGCATGAACCCAATTCGGCTATCTTCAAAGACTTCCTGGATATGGATGAAGCCGGTTATATCAAAACCATTCCCGGTACTTCTAAAACCAATGTGGAAGGCGTCTTTGCAGCCGGTGATGTACAGGATAAAATATACCGCCAGGCGGTAACGGCTGCCGGTAGTGGCTGTATGGCCGCACTGGATGCGGAGCGCTACCTGTCGGCCAAAGGATTGGTCTGA
- a CDS encoding dihydroneopterin aldolase — MVTIELHNIRLQAYHGLYEGEQKTGSPYEVNLKISYDEANVKFDDLKNTINYVDVFEIVKQRMKVATPLLEKVAEGIIRKLKHQYPFATEIIISIYKLEPPIENIQGKLGVTMHKKFDV; from the coding sequence ATGGTTACTATTGAGCTGCACAACATTAGGTTACAGGCGTATCATGGTCTTTATGAAGGGGAGCAAAAAACAGGGAGCCCTTATGAGGTGAACCTGAAAATATCGTATGACGAGGCCAATGTGAAGTTTGACGACCTGAAGAATACCATTAATTATGTAGACGTTTTTGAGATTGTGAAACAGCGGATGAAAGTGGCTACACCACTGCTCGAAAAAGTAGCAGAAGGCATCATCCGAAAGCTCAAGCACCAATACCCCTTTGCCACAGAGATCATTATCTCCATCTACAAATTAGAGCCGCCCATCGAGAACATACAGGGCAAACTGGGCGTTACCATGCACAAGAAGTTTGATGTTTAG
- a CDS encoding BlaI/MecI/CopY family transcriptional regulator, with protein MKSLTKAEEEVMLVVWDLGRGFLKDIMEHMPDPKPHSNTVATILKILVEKGFVEYEVQGRNNLYKPRVSKADYGQKSINQLVKGYFEGSPAKLVSQFVNDNKLSQEELESLLQQIKNAQNNQQ; from the coding sequence ATGAAATCACTCACCAAAGCCGAAGAAGAGGTCATGCTGGTAGTATGGGACCTGGGCCGGGGATTCCTGAAGGATATTATGGAGCATATGCCCGACCCCAAGCCCCATTCCAACACGGTTGCCACTATTTTGAAGATCCTGGTGGAAAAGGGGTTTGTGGAATACGAGGTGCAGGGCCGCAATAACCTGTACAAGCCCAGGGTAAGCAAAGCCGATTATGGCCAAAAAAGTATTAATCAACTGGTTAAGGGGTATTTTGAAGGCTCCCCGGCCAAGCTGGTATCGCAGTTTGTGAACGATAATAAGTTAAGCCAGGAAGAACTGGAAAGCCTGCTCCAACAGATTAAGAACGCCCAAAACAACCAACAATGA
- a CDS encoding DUF4249 domain-containing protein: MIARISIIIMSLVALASCEKAISFAPRNAEPVVVIEATIESDQPPMVILSRSLHYFSEISPDSLAASFIRNAEVYMSNGATTHRLKEYALPANNGYTVYYYSTDSANLATAFEGEFNTRYSLQVKVDGKEYTAVTTIPALAKKFDSIWWEPAPNNPDTTKVIIMGRTTDPPGFGNYIRYFTQSNAGFFYPGLNSVFDDQIVDGKTYDIQIENGIDRNMSIDLEDYAFFHRGDIVAIKLSNIDKATFDFWRTMEYNYSSIGNPFSSPVKVLSNIKGGGLGYFGGYAVQFTTLVIPR, encoded by the coding sequence ATGATCGCACGCATCAGCATCATAATAATGAGCCTGGTAGCCTTAGCCTCCTGTGAAAAGGCCATTTCTTTTGCTCCCCGGAATGCGGAACCCGTCGTGGTCATAGAGGCCACTATCGAGAGCGACCAGCCACCCATGGTAATCCTTTCCCGCAGCCTCCATTACTTTAGTGAAATATCGCCCGATTCACTGGCTGCCTCCTTTATCCGGAATGCTGAGGTTTACATGTCCAATGGTGCTACCACCCACCGGCTCAAAGAATATGCTTTACCGGCCAATAATGGCTATACCGTCTATTATTACTCCACAGACTCCGCCAACCTGGCTACGGCCTTTGAAGGCGAATTCAATACCAGGTACTCCCTGCAGGTAAAAGTGGACGGAAAGGAGTATACGGCTGTTACTACCATACCAGCGCTGGCCAAAAAGTTTGATTCCATCTGGTGGGAGCCGGCACCCAATAATCCCGACACTACCAAAGTCATCATTATGGGCCGTACCACCGACCCGCCCGGCTTTGGGAACTATATCCGGTACTTTACCCAATCCAATGCAGGCTTCTTTTACCCCGGACTGAACTCCGTATTTGATGACCAGATCGTGGATGGGAAAACCTATGATATACAGATCGAGAACGGAATAGACAGGAATATGTCTATTGACCTGGAAGATTATGCCTTCTTTCACCGGGGCGATATAGTAGCCATCAAGCTAAGCAATATTGATAAGGCCACTTTCGATTTCTGGCGTACCATGGAATATAATTATTCCAGTATAGGTAATCCCTTTTCTTCGCCCGTAAAAGTGCTCAGCAATATAAAGGGTGGGGGCCTGGGCTATTTTGGAGGCTATGCTGTTCAGTTCACCACCCTGGTCATTCCCCGGTAG
- a CDS encoding M56 family metallopeptidase: protein MIFITYLGKMALCSAILLSYYWLFLRNRRFHHYNRFYLLGTLALSIVLPLFKIPIFNEDTGTLNQVVYQTARVVTLQPLSQQAALPAQQTASLFTFSNLLWVLYSAGVLVFMVMLGRSLWYIRKISNRYPYEVVENMKFYQTHEPGTPFSFLRSIFWNKELDFNSQQGQQVFRHELFHVQQKHSADILLAELIMVAVWFNPFFHLIKKELKAIHEFLADQYAASDSNRYQYAELLVQQVMTSRKLSVTHYFFQNQLKRRIVMITQLNQPQYGYWSRVMALPILVILFFSVSLHAQERKSHTVNTERAAADAASLNNQSLTDTIPKYGNLKVPLDFGPSTVQQQNAKPEDPLTPEDYDEIKRKGQEIVGEVLGLPVAKFRELIHKEGSELDVSLVTNWWVIEVEKRDVKYKTYAKKPDVQAAFARDLIEHSAEQRYLLIKKVNQMQRPDYKSRLPREVEELLLQEYAKALGQEESENLQQQIKNIKKIQP from the coding sequence ATGATATTTATAACCTACCTGGGAAAAATGGCGCTTTGTTCCGCCATCCTGCTGAGCTATTACTGGCTTTTCCTGCGCAACCGGCGCTTTCATCATTATAACCGCTTTTACCTGCTGGGTACCCTGGCGCTTTCCATAGTACTGCCCCTTTTCAAAATACCCATCTTTAACGAAGATACAGGCACGCTGAACCAGGTGGTATACCAAACGGCCCGGGTGGTTACCCTCCAGCCATTGTCACAGCAGGCGGCTTTGCCGGCACAGCAAACCGCCTCCTTGTTTACCTTTTCCAACTTACTGTGGGTGCTGTATAGCGCCGGTGTGTTGGTGTTTATGGTGATGCTGGGCCGTTCTTTATGGTATATCCGGAAAATATCGAACCGCTATCCCTATGAAGTAGTGGAGAACATGAAGTTTTACCAGACCCATGAGCCCGGCACCCCTTTTTCCTTTTTACGCTCTATCTTCTGGAATAAGGAACTGGACTTCAACAGTCAGCAGGGGCAACAGGTATTCCGCCATGAATTGTTCCATGTACAGCAAAAACACAGTGCCGATATATTACTGGCCGAATTGATTATGGTGGCAGTTTGGTTCAACCCATTCTTTCACCTCATCAAAAAGGAACTGAAGGCCATTCACGAATTCCTGGCGGATCAATATGCTGCATCTGACAGTAACCGCTACCAGTATGCCGAACTGCTGGTACAGCAGGTAATGACCAGCCGTAAGCTGTCTGTCACCCATTACTTTTTTCAAAACCAGTTAAAAAGACGCATTGTTATGATCACCCAACTCAATCAACCCCAATACGGATATTGGAGCCGGGTAATGGCATTGCCGATCCTGGTGATCCTTTTCTTTTCCGTGAGCCTGCATGCACAGGAACGGAAATCACATACAGTCAACACTGAACGGGCAGCAGCAGATGCAGCATCGCTGAACAACCAGTCACTAACCGATACGATCCCTAAGTATGGTAACCTCAAGGTTCCTTTGGATTTTGGTCCGTCCACGGTTCAACAGCAAAATGCAAAGCCGGAAGATCCGCTTACGCCTGAAGACTACGATGAAATCAAAAGGAAGGGCCAGGAGATAGTAGGTGAGGTATTGGGGTTACCTGTAGCCAAATTCAGAGAGCTCATTCATAAGGAAGGCAGCGAGCTCGATGTATCGCTGGTCACCAACTGGTGGGTCATTGAGGTGGAGAAAAGAGATGTAAAATACAAGACCTATGCGAAAAAGCCAGATGTACAGGCGGCATTCGCACGGGATCTGATTGAACATTCAGCCGAACAAAGGTATTTGCTGATCAAGAAGGTGAACCAGATGCAAAGACCTGATTACAAAAGCAGGTTGCCCCGGGAAGTAGAGGAGTTACTACTGCAGGAATATGCGAAGGCGTTAGGACAGGAAGAGTCTGAAAATCTGCAGCAGCAGATTAAAAATATCAAAAAGATTCAGCCATGA